One segment of Macaca fascicularis isolate 582-1 chromosome 2, T2T-MFA8v1.1 DNA contains the following:
- the CLDN16 gene encoding claudin-16 isoform X3: MITADILAGFGFLTLLLGLDCVKFLPDEPYIKVRICFVAGTTLLIAGTPGIIGSVWYAVDVYVERSTLILHNIFLGIQYKFGWSCWLGMAGSLGCFLAGAILTCCLYLFKGVGPGRNYSYSLRKAYSVAGVSMTKSYSAARTETAKMYAVDTRV; encoded by the exons ATGATTACTGCAGATATTCTAGCTGGGTTTGGATTTCTCACCCTGCTCCTTGGTCTTGACTGCGTGAAATTCCTCCCTGATGAGCCGTACATTAAAGTCCGCATCTGCTTTGTTGCTGGAACCACATTACTAATAGCAG GCACCCCAGGAATCATTGGCTCTGTGTGGTATGCTGTTGATGTCTATGTGGAACGTTCTACTCTGATTTTGCACAATATATTTCTTGGTATCCAATATAAATTTGGTTGGTCCTGTTGGCTAGGAATGGCTGGGTCTCTGGGTTGCTTTTTGGCTGGAGCCATTCTCACCTGCTGCTTATACCTTTTTAAag GTGTTGGACCTGGGAGAAACTATTCTTATTCCTTGAGGAAAGCCTATTCAGTTGCAGGTGTTTCCATGACCAAGTCATACTCAGCCGCTCGAACTGAGACTGCCAAAATGTATGCTGTAGACACAAGGGTGTAA